Proteins encoded in a region of the Chryseobacterium piperi genome:
- a CDS encoding sensor histidine kinase: MMLLTKYIDSKKNGVFQVSKRVIWFSSLFIGVLASIPKIMQLNITLVELGVDASVALLYALFVWYYNLYILPKYSISSSRKDFWGKRLLMSNILGVIVMFILVTLHHLIFPKYNFNSMMMMYQFRGVLINLTIFMFIHFLYQSYTTQQILLQYERIKADNLNAQYELLKQQINPHFLFNSLNTLQAMIDVNDPEASGFVRNLSHFYRFSLENKKDDLILLKNEIEILESFIFLLKSRFEEGIDIRINLNDSMGNTYIPPFTLQLLVENCIKHNIVSLEYPLSVEIYEEQDFIVVKNNKQLKNNQHSFGIGLSNIKGRYSYICTTAIDIDSNEYEFTIKLPIIYENSNH; this comes from the coding sequence ATGATGCTTTTAACAAAATATATAGATTCTAAAAAAAATGGTGTATTCCAGGTCTCAAAAAGGGTGATCTGGTTCAGTTCACTCTTTATTGGAGTTCTTGCCTCCATCCCAAAAATCATGCAGTTGAATATTACCTTAGTAGAGCTGGGGGTTGATGCTTCTGTGGCTCTATTATATGCCTTGTTTGTCTGGTATTATAATTTATATATTCTACCCAAATATTCAATTTCATCTTCCAGAAAAGACTTTTGGGGCAAAAGGCTTTTGATGAGTAATATATTAGGGGTTATCGTCATGTTTATTCTGGTCACTCTGCATCATCTTATTTTTCCTAAATATAATTTTAATTCAATGATGATGATGTACCAGTTCAGGGGAGTTCTGATTAATCTAACCATTTTTATGTTTATTCATTTCCTTTACCAGAGCTATACTACACAACAAATACTATTACAATATGAACGTATTAAAGCAGATAACCTGAATGCTCAATACGAATTGCTTAAACAACAGATCAATCCTCATTTTTTATTCAACAGCTTAAATACCCTCCAGGCCATGATCGATGTCAATGACCCAGAAGCGTCCGGTTTTGTAAGGAATCTCTCTCATTTTTACCGTTTCTCACTTGAAAATAAGAAAGACGATCTGATCCTGTTAAAAAATGAAATTGAAATACTGGAATCTTTTATTTTCCTTTTAAAATCAAGATTCGAAGAGGGCATAGATATCCGGATTAATTTGAATGATTCGATGGGAAATACCTACATTCCTCCTTTCACTCTTCAACTCCTTGTTGAAAACTGTATCAAACATAATATTGTTTCATTAGAATATCCTTTATCTGTAGAAATTTATGAAGAACAAGACTTTATTGTTGTAAAAAACAACAAGCAGCTTAAAAATAATCAACATTCATTCGGAATTGGATTATCCAATATAAAAGGCAGATACAGCTATATTTGTACAACTGCTATAGATATAGACAGTAATGAATATGAATTTACCATAAAACTTCCCATTATCTATGAAAATTCTAATCATTGA
- a CDS encoding COG4315 family predicted lipoprotein, whose amino-acid sequence MKKRIVIIGLFLLAFITGCSRSTGETEVPTQNSQPEIQLKADAKLGLVLTDKTGRTLYFFANDSNGSNTCTGGCEAVWPIFNVENLTAQALGKDLDIEDFKTTTTVSGKKQITYKGYPLYYFAPNGGAQEAPGETKGEGAGNVWFVAKPDYTIMLANAQLVGNNGKNYTSNYTEGTGRTSYFTNSKGLTLYTFTNDRKNKNNWTLADFSNDNVWPIYEEDKIVVPSSLDKSLFGSITVHGKKQLTYKGWPLYYFGGDNKERGSNKGVTVPNNRPPGSVWPVAVKDVALAVD is encoded by the coding sequence ATGAAAAAAAGAATTGTAATAATCGGGCTATTTCTGTTAGCTTTTATAACAGGTTGTTCCCGGTCTACTGGTGAAACTGAAGTACCTACTCAGAACAGCCAACCTGAAATACAGCTTAAGGCAGATGCTAAGCTGGGTCTGGTTCTGACGGATAAAACTGGAAGAACATTGTATTTTTTCGCAAATGACTCTAACGGAAGCAATACCTGTACAGGAGGATGTGAAGCTGTTTGGCCTATTTTTAATGTTGAAAATCTTACTGCCCAGGCCTTGGGTAAGGATTTAGATATTGAAGATTTCAAAACCACGACAACAGTTTCCGGTAAGAAACAAATTACCTATAAAGGTTATCCTTTATATTACTTTGCTCCTAATGGCGGTGCACAGGAAGCACCAGGGGAAACAAAAGGAGAAGGTGCAGGCAACGTTTGGTTTGTTGCAAAGCCTGATTATACCATAATGCTTGCTAATGCACAGCTTGTAGGAAATAATGGTAAAAATTATACTTCTAATTATACAGAAGGTACAGGAAGAACGTCATACTTTACCAATTCAAAAGGTTTGACCCTGTATACATTTACCAATGATCGAAAAAACAAAAATAACTGGACACTGGCAGATTTTTCCAATGACAATGTATGGCCTATTTACGAAGAGGATAAAATTGTTGTTCCGTCTTCTTTAGATAAATCTTTATTTGGAAGTATTACGGTGCATGGGAAAAAGCAATTAACTTATAAAGGATGGCCTCTATATTATTTCGGAGGAGATAATAAAGAAAGGGGATCCAATAAAGGAGTAACAGTCCCTAATAATCGACCACCTGGTAGTGTATGGCCTGTAGCAGTAAAAGATGTTGCCCTTGCAGTTGACTAA
- a CDS encoding porin family protein — translation MRKILIILITIIGGQLSYAQTTTEDNFNDNQDLNSNTMSWGVKAGVNFYNFYGKERDYIFASSATKFKPGFQAGVFVNTKIGKNLGLTHELMFNQRRVGVSYEDTANQNYNSVVNSSYIDLIPANISYQLSGFKFYAGPYVSMLVAANTKRKDENGNLVRDSSIFGDAKNDESKSYYLQKFDFGMNLGIDYQLKNSFSIGLRYTHGFTDLFQNANSSANGNTKTDKIKIYNRGFMLSLAYDLTNFRLK, via the coding sequence ATGAGAAAAATACTGATCATACTTATAACAATAATTGGCGGGCAACTTTCCTATGCCCAGACAACAACAGAAGATAATTTTAATGATAATCAGGATCTGAATTCCAATACGATGAGTTGGGGTGTGAAAGCAGGGGTCAACTTTTATAACTTTTATGGCAAGGAGAGAGACTATATCTTTGCCAGTTCGGCAACGAAATTCAAACCGGGCTTTCAGGCAGGAGTTTTTGTAAATACAAAGATTGGAAAGAATCTCGGACTTACTCATGAGTTAATGTTCAATCAGAGGCGGGTAGGAGTATCTTACGAAGATACTGCCAATCAAAACTATAATTCTGTTGTTAACAGCTCTTATATCGACCTGATCCCTGCCAACATCAGTTATCAGTTATCCGGATTCAAATTCTATGCAGGGCCTTATGTGAGTATGCTGGTAGCTGCTAATACAAAGCGAAAGGATGAAAATGGCAATCTGGTAAGAGATTCCAGTATTTTTGGAGATGCTAAAAATGATGAAAGCAAAAGCTATTATCTCCAGAAATTTGACTTCGGAATGAATCTGGGAATTGATTATCAATTAAAAAACAGCTTTTCAATTGGGCTGCGCTATACCCACGGTTTTACAGATCTCTTTCAGAATGCCAATAGTTCGGCTAACGGAAATACCAAAACAGATAAAATCAAGATATACAATAGGGGATTCATGCTTTCATTAGCTTATGATCTTACCAATTTCAGATTAAAATAA
- a CDS encoding TolC family protein has translation MITIKKYIQVLLGMIILNISFTVKAQKVDTAFAKKPIDYHTYINLVGKNNLAYSAEKFNINIADAAIQTARIFPDPQLGFGWFDNGQRRMKLGYGFNSEVTWTLEMGGKRKARIEVARNEAQLSRLLLDNYFRNLRADATLAYLQAIQNKIVLEVESSSYLQMKKLAESDSIRFKLGVITQVDARQSKLEAGTMLNDVYSAEAEWKASLANLSLLSGKAKSDSLLYPRGDLSGFERQFSLQDLVIEAQNNRADLKAALQSKNVSQSLLKQAKADRAIDLGLSFGVNNASYVRNTIAPTPAMTTVNAGVSIPLKFSNNRSGELRAAQYGTLQAETTYRQTELQIQTEVTQAYFTYTAAQKQVNQFKSGLLTEAKAILEGKMYSYKRGQSSLLEVLNAQRTYNDVQHSYYATLYNYAVALVELERAAGIWDINF, from the coding sequence ATGATCACGATAAAAAAATACATACAAGTCCTCCTGGGAATGATCATCCTGAATATATCCTTTACCGTAAAGGCACAAAAGGTAGATACGGCGTTCGCTAAAAAACCGATTGATTATCATACCTACATCAATCTGGTTGGAAAGAACAATCTGGCTTATTCTGCAGAGAAATTCAATATTAATATCGCTGACGCGGCCATTCAAACCGCCAGGATATTTCCAGATCCACAATTAGGATTCGGATGGTTTGATAATGGTCAGAGGAGAATGAAACTAGGATATGGATTTAATTCTGAGGTAACCTGGACCTTAGAAATGGGTGGAAAAAGAAAAGCAAGGATAGAGGTAGCCCGTAATGAAGCCCAACTCAGCCGTCTTTTATTGGATAATTATTTCCGTAACCTGCGTGCTGATGCTACATTGGCTTATTTACAGGCCATTCAGAATAAAATAGTCCTGGAAGTAGAGTCAAGCTCATATTTACAGATGAAAAAGCTCGCAGAATCGGACAGTATTCGTTTTAAGCTGGGCGTGATCACTCAGGTAGATGCCCGCCAATCCAAACTGGAAGCCGGCACCATGCTTAATGATGTGTATTCTGCAGAAGCTGAATGGAAAGCTTCACTGGCTAATCTTTCATTATTATCAGGAAAAGCAAAAAGCGATTCTTTATTGTATCCCCGTGGTGATCTCTCTGGCTTCGAACGTCAGTTTTCTCTACAAGACCTGGTTATCGAAGCACAGAATAACAGAGCAGATCTCAAGGCGGCTTTACAGAGTAAAAATGTATCGCAAAGCTTACTGAAACAGGCAAAAGCTGACAGAGCTATCGATCTGGGGTTATCATTTGGGGTTAATAATGCTTCTTATGTAAGAAATACCATTGCTCCAACCCCTGCTATGACCACAGTAAACGCAGGAGTCAGTATTCCGCTCAAGTTTTCGAATAACCGTTCAGGAGAGTTACGTGCTGCCCAATATGGAACTTTACAGGCCGAAACAACTTACAGGCAAACCGAACTTCAGATCCAGACTGAGGTAACCCAGGCTTACTTTACTTATACCGCTGCTCAGAAACAGGTTAACCAGTTCAAATCCGGATTGCTTACAGAAGCCAAAGCCATTCTGGAAGGTAAAATGTACAGCTATAAAAGAGGGCAGTCTTCTTTACTGGAAGTCCTGAATGCCCAGCGAACTTATAACGATGTACAGCACAGTTATTACGCGACCCTTTACAACTATGCTGTGGCACTGGTAGAACTGGAAAGGGCTGCCGGAATATGGGATATTAATTTCTAA